Proteins encoded together in one Thermomonospora curvata DSM 43183 window:
- a CDS encoding carbohydrate kinase family protein, whose product MTRVVVVGDLMTDTVARAAYPLAKGSDTPATVTTHGGGSGANIASWLAVEGSEVVFVCRRGSDIAGRNLDMELMGFGVDPRTVMDSERPTGRCVVLVTHKGDRTMLSDPGANAALLPEDIPQDVFTQGSHLHLSGYCLLSEGARKAARHALALAREAQMSISVDAGSSSPLKRVGAEPFLEWTQGVRLLIVNAAEAEVLTGREEPQAAAKVLTAWYPQVVIKMGADGALWYTNGRAEPVVAPAEPLDKIVDGTGAGDAFIAGFLAPWLDGKPPTEALASGCRLAARAMSNVGARPVLKAVDNEIKKANN is encoded by the coding sequence ATGACGCGCGTGGTCGTGGTCGGCGATCTCATGACCGATACCGTGGCACGGGCCGCTTACCCCCTGGCCAAGGGAAGCGACACCCCGGCCACGGTGACGACGCACGGGGGCGGCTCCGGGGCCAACATCGCGTCGTGGCTCGCCGTCGAGGGGTCCGAGGTCGTCTTCGTGTGCCGCCGCGGCTCGGACATCGCCGGCCGCAACCTGGACATGGAGCTCATGGGGTTCGGCGTGGACCCCCGCACGGTGATGGACAGCGAGCGCCCCACCGGCCGCTGCGTGGTGCTCGTCACCCACAAGGGCGACCGCACGATGCTGTCGGACCCGGGCGCCAACGCCGCCCTGCTGCCGGAGGACATTCCCCAGGACGTCTTCACCCAGGGCTCCCACCTGCACCTGTCGGGCTACTGCCTGCTGAGCGAGGGGGCCCGCAAGGCCGCCCGGCACGCGCTGGCGCTGGCCCGGGAGGCGCAGATGTCGATCTCGGTGGACGCCGGGTCCTCCTCGCCCCTCAAGCGGGTCGGCGCCGAGCCGTTCCTGGAGTGGACCCAGGGCGTCCGGCTGCTGATCGTCAACGCCGCCGAGGCCGAGGTGCTGACCGGCCGGGAGGAGCCGCAGGCCGCCGCCAAGGTGCTGACCGCCTGGTACCCGCAGGTGGTCATCAAGATGGGCGCCGACGGCGCGCTGTGGTACACCAACGGACGCGCCGAACCGGTGGTGGCCCCCGCCGAGCCCCTCGACAAGATCGTTGACGGCACCGGCGCCGGTGACGCCTTCATCGCCGGTTTCCTGGCCCCCTGGCTGGACGGCAAGCCGCCCACCGAGGCGCTGGCCTCCGGCTGCCGCCTGGCCGCCCGTGCCATGTCCAATGTCGGCGCCCGCCCCGTCCTGAAGGCCGTCGACAACGAGATCAAGAAGGCCAATAACTAA